From Acinetobacter lwoffii, a single genomic window includes:
- a CDS encoding RNA recognition motif domain-containing protein has protein sequence MKILVRNLERTVTEAELLKLFQEYGTVETCTLVLDAATGKSKGFAFVEMPHGREAVKAIKGLNTLRLHGHGIRVKATEDKPQA, from the coding sequence ATGAAAATTTTAGTTCGTAATTTAGAACGTACGGTCACAGAAGCCGAATTACTGAAACTGTTCCAGGAATATGGCACAGTGGAGACCTGTACTTTGGTGCTTGATGCAGCAACAGGCAAATCAAAAGGTTTTGCTTTTGTAGAAATGCCACATGGCCGTGAAGCAGTCAAAGCCATTAAAGGCCTGAATACTTTACGCCTGCACGGACATGGGATCCGCGTGAAAGCCACAGAAGATAAGCCTCAGGCTTAA
- a CDS encoding DUF6586 family protein, producing the protein MTRVARYHADRTNQKLYFARLSCQQAEQTEHVQQAQAQREATVFHLHGALLAFLQELVRYYRLNDPHPTLKSIEELMAAKGQISPEVAVLQHLSKSGFIAELKRAYRLCQYAPEPSTPEPEDETSSNLIIKVTQSPQAWLPDTAILREWHRDLTQLIDGFRNEMIEF; encoded by the coding sequence ATGACCCGTGTTGCTCGCTATCATGCGGACCGTACCAATCAAAAACTGTATTTTGCCCGCCTTTCCTGCCAGCAAGCAGAGCAAACTGAACATGTACAACAGGCTCAGGCACAACGTGAAGCAACTGTGTTTCATTTGCATGGTGCTTTGTTAGCATTTTTACAGGAACTGGTGCGTTACTATCGCCTGAATGATCCTCATCCGACGCTAAAATCGATCGAAGAACTCATGGCGGCCAAAGGCCAAATTTCGCCAGAAGTCGCGGTGCTGCAACATTTGTCCAAGAGCGGTTTCATTGCTGAACTGAAGCGCGCTTACCGTCTGTGCCAGTATGCGCCCGAACCAAGTACCCCAGAACCTGAAGACGAAACCTCCTCAAATCTCATCATTAAAGTCACACAGTCTCCACAAGCATGGTTACCTGATACTGCTATATTGAGAGAGTGGCATCGTGACCTGACCCAATTAATTGATGGTTTTCGTAATGAGATGATTGAATTTTAA
- a CDS encoding cation:proton antiporter, translating to MPHDVELIILLAVGFGLALVFGYLAARLRLPPLIGYLIAGILISPHTPGVVGDIHLANQLAELGVMFLMFGVGMHFSLNDLMQVRRIALPGAILQIAVATLLGVGVSMLWGWSFGSALVFGLSLSCASTVVLLKALGDRGLLDSINGRIAVGWLLVEDLVMVLALVLLPATAVLLGGQALEGASDENIWLTLGITLLKVAGFIAFMLIIGKRLIPMIIQVVARLGSRELFTLTVVAAAVSIAFGAYKIFGVSMALGAFFAGMVVKESDFSHRAEEETLPLREIFSILFFVSVGMLFDPRILLEQPLHVLAVVGIIMIGKTIAAMALVLFFRYPINTALTVGASLAQIGEFSFILAALGVSLNLLSLEGQNLILAGALISITLNSFIFSAIEPVQKWIRERSTLARLLERSGDPLAMLPDEVSQDYLRDQVVIIGHGEVGRRITRSLMEENIKVVIAEENRDIVENLREKGIAAVSGVATEAGVLIQAHIQHARLLVISPMDIIDIHKIVDIAKTLNPQIQVLVCAESKEEAEAIRRDNVGTVYYAKEEMAKNMSNHILNQIEIAHQHTPSH from the coding sequence GTGCCACATGACGTAGAGCTCATTATATTACTGGCTGTTGGTTTTGGCTTAGCTTTGGTCTTTGGCTATCTCGCTGCACGGCTGCGTCTTCCCCCTTTGATCGGCTATCTCATTGCCGGCATTCTGATTAGTCCCCACACACCCGGTGTGGTCGGTGATATTCATCTGGCCAACCAGCTGGCAGAACTTGGCGTCATGTTCCTGATGTTTGGTGTCGGGATGCATTTTTCCCTGAACGATCTGATGCAGGTCCGCCGGATTGCCCTGCCTGGTGCGATTTTACAGATTGCAGTTGCCACCTTGCTCGGGGTCGGAGTTTCGATGCTGTGGGGCTGGAGCTTTGGCTCAGCGCTGGTCTTTGGCCTAAGCCTGTCCTGTGCCAGTACTGTGGTTCTACTCAAAGCACTCGGTGATCGTGGCCTGCTCGATTCGATCAATGGCCGGATTGCTGTTGGCTGGTTACTGGTCGAAGATCTGGTTATGGTCTTGGCGCTGGTACTGTTACCTGCCACTGCGGTGCTTTTAGGGGGGCAGGCGCTGGAAGGCGCAAGCGATGAGAATATCTGGCTCACCTTAGGTATTACTCTGCTCAAAGTCGCAGGCTTTATTGCCTTCATGCTGATTATCGGTAAACGATTGATTCCGATGATCATACAGGTCGTGGCACGTCTTGGTTCACGTGAGCTGTTTACCTTAACCGTGGTGGCTGCTGCTGTTTCGATTGCCTTTGGTGCCTATAAGATCTTTGGCGTGTCGATGGCACTGGGTGCTTTCTTTGCCGGGATGGTGGTGAAAGAATCTGATTTCAGTCATCGTGCCGAAGAAGAAACCTTGCCACTGCGTGAAATTTTCTCGATTTTATTCTTTGTCTCCGTCGGCATGCTGTTTGATCCGCGCATCCTGCTGGAACAGCCTTTACATGTACTGGCCGTGGTCGGGATTATCATGATTGGTAAAACTATTGCCGCGATGGCACTGGTGCTGTTCTTCCGTTATCCGATCAATACCGCTTTGACCGTCGGTGCTTCTCTGGCACAGATTGGTGAGTTCTCCTTTATTTTGGCTGCACTCGGTGTTTCGCTCAATCTGCTTTCGCTGGAAGGTCAAAACCTGATTCTGGCAGGTGCCTTAATTTCGATTACGCTTAACTCCTTTATCTTTTCCGCGATTGAGCCGGTACAGAAATGGATTCGGGAACGCTCGACTCTGGCCCGCTTACTGGAACGCAGTGGTGACCCTTTGGCAATGTTACCGGATGAAGTCTCACAGGATTACCTGCGCGATCAGGTGGTCATTATTGGCCATGGTGAGGTGGGACGTCGCATTACCCGCTCATTGATGGAAGAAAACATTAAGGTGGTGATTGCCGAAGAAAACCGTGACATCGTCGAAAACCTACGTGAAAAAGGCATTGCTGCAGTGTCTGGTGTAGCCACTGAAGCCGGAGTACTGATTCAAGCACATATTCAACATGCGCGCTTACTGGTTATCTCTCCTATGGATATTATCGATATTCATAAAATCGTGGACATTGCCAAGACCTTGAATCCACAAATTCAGGTACTGGTCTGTGCAGAAAGCAAGGAAGAAGCTGAAGCCATTCGTCGGGATAATGTCGGTACGGTTTATTATGCCAAAGAAGAAATGGCGAAAAATATGAGCAATCATATTTTGAATCAGATTGAGATCGCGCATCAGCATACGCCTTCTCATTAA
- the rpmG gene encoding 50S ribosomal protein L33 produces the protein MRDKIRLVSSAGTGYFYTTTKNKRTMPEKMEIKKFDPKIRQHVIFKEAKIK, from the coding sequence ATGCGTGATAAAATTCGCTTAGTTTCTTCAGCTGGTACAGGTTATTTCTATACCACGACTAAGAACAAACGTACTATGCCGGAAAAAATGGAAATCAAAAAATTTGATCCAAAAATCCGTCAACACGTAATCTTCAAAGAAGCTAAAATCAAATAA
- the rpmB gene encoding 50S ribosomal protein L28, which produces MSKVCQVTGKRPVVGNNVSHANNKTKRRFEPNLHHHRFWLESEKRFVRLRLTTKGMRIIDKLGIEKVVADLRAQGQKI; this is translated from the coding sequence ATGTCTAAGGTTTGCCAAGTTACCGGCAAGCGTCCAGTCGTTGGTAACAACGTCTCACACGCCAACAACAAAACTAAGCGCCGGTTCGAGCCGAACCTGCACCACCACCGTTTCTGGTTAGAAAGCGAAAAACGTTTTGTACGTCTTCGTTTAACCACTAAAGGTATGCGTATTATCGACAAATTGGGCATTGAAAAGGTTGTTGCTGACCTACGTGCTCAAGGTCAAAAGATCTAA
- a CDS encoding coniferyl aldehyde dehydrogenase, with product MNSHTKTTSMTPHFFDSQYLNEVLAQQKHAYLHYPLPTAKERIDRLARLKRILVKYQDQFADAINQDYGNRSIGETKIGELLTCLEHIKYYSKNLTRWMKPSKRHVGIIHQPAKAWVQYQPLGVVGIIAPWNYPLLLSIGPLICALAAGNHAMIKISSASAAFGEVLEKALAEAFPKELVAVVNGGGVISDAFCRLPFDKLIFTGSTAVGKTVMAAAAENLVPVILELGGKSPVLVHPSIDLRDVAQRIAVGKLWNAGQTCVAPDYMFLPLGKTAEFIDHFKACVESMYPDITHNQDYTSIINVKQYNRLQGYLNDAREQGAQVIEINPRSENSADLRKIAPTIVTNVTPMMQIMQHEIFGPLLPIMEYDQIDDVIDFINSRPRPLALYYFDFDQARADYVAQRTHSGHFGQNTVLTHVAQDDLPFGGVGASGMGKYHGPEGFFSLSHERSVMSNPKLYSLKYILPPFNKPIHKLISKTLLR from the coding sequence ATGAACAGTCACACAAAAACAACATCAATGACACCACATTTTTTTGATAGCCAATATCTGAATGAAGTCTTGGCGCAACAAAAACACGCTTACTTACACTACCCTCTGCCGACTGCAAAGGAACGTATCGATCGTTTAGCTCGACTTAAGCGTATCTTAGTTAAGTATCAAGATCAATTTGCTGATGCAATTAATCAGGACTATGGTAACCGTTCAATCGGGGAAACCAAGATTGGTGAACTGCTCACCTGTCTGGAACATATCAAATATTACAGCAAAAACCTGACCCGGTGGATGAAACCCTCCAAGCGTCATGTCGGCATTATTCATCAGCCGGCTAAAGCCTGGGTACAATATCAGCCTTTAGGCGTGGTTGGGATTATCGCACCATGGAACTATCCGCTGTTGTTGTCGATTGGCCCCCTGATTTGCGCACTGGCGGCCGGCAACCATGCCATGATCAAAATTTCCAGTGCATCCGCTGCCTTTGGTGAAGTTTTAGAAAAAGCTTTGGCTGAAGCCTTCCCTAAAGAATTGGTCGCTGTGGTGAATGGTGGCGGTGTGATTTCAGATGCTTTCTGTCGTTTGCCTTTCGATAAACTGATTTTCACCGGCTCAACTGCAGTCGGTAAAACCGTCATGGCAGCCGCTGCCGAAAATCTGGTGCCGGTGATTCTGGAACTGGGCGGTAAATCGCCAGTACTGGTGCATCCATCGATTGATCTGCGCGATGTCGCGCAGCGGATTGCGGTGGGCAAACTCTGGAATGCCGGTCAGACCTGTGTAGCGCCAGACTATATGTTCCTGCCTCTCGGAAAAACTGCCGAGTTCATTGATCACTTTAAAGCCTGTGTCGAAAGCATGTATCCGGATATCACCCATAATCAGGATTACACCTCGATTATTAATGTCAAACAATATAACCGTCTGCAAGGCTATCTGAATGATGCGCGTGAACAGGGTGCGCAAGTCATTGAAATTAATCCGCGTAGTGAAAACTCGGCTGATCTGCGCAAGATTGCACCGACCATCGTGACCAATGTCACCCCGATGATGCAGATCATGCAGCATGAAATCTTTGGCCCACTGTTACCGATCATGGAATATGATCAAATTGACGATGTCATCGACTTTATTAATAGCCGTCCACGTCCACTTGCTTTATACTACTTCGACTTTGATCAGGCGCGTGCCGATTATGTCGCACAGCGTACCCATTCAGGGCATTTCGGGCAAAATACGGTACTGACCCATGTTGCGCAGGACGATCTACCATTTGGGGGTGTCGGTGCATCAGGTATGGGTAAATACCATGGCCCAGAAGGCTTCTTCAGTTTGTCGCATGAACGCTCAGTAATGTCGAATCCAAAGCTGTATAGCTTGAAATACATTCTGCCACCGTTCAATAAACCGATTCACAAGCTGATTTCGAAGACACTTCTCCGCTAA
- a CDS encoding TetR/AcrR family transcriptional regulator: MSQTKTLKTKERILQLSLQLFNERGERSVTTNHIAAELGMSPGNLYYHFRNKNEIIKELMEQYQHQTLEMLALPDDRALDANDKVHYFQVLSSQLWAYRFLHRNVYHLVENNEDFRKMYPRFAGQVMQQGQKIYKGFVNAGLMDMTDSEIEALIINLWIVLTNWTNFLYMSGHLTDSNTLEEKWVWQALRQMVFLEGAYLRGESRQTYEGLLSNLGSSELFASLSSSKDSESEQTIQNIQETR, from the coding sequence ATGTCCCAAACCAAAACCTTAAAAACTAAAGAGCGTATCTTGCAGCTCAGTTTGCAGCTGTTTAACGAGCGTGGCGAACGATCGGTAACCACCAATCATATTGCGGCTGAACTCGGCATGAGCCCGGGTAACTTGTATTATCATTTCCGCAATAAAAATGAAATTATTAAAGAATTGATGGAACAGTACCAGCATCAGACGCTAGAAATGCTGGCGCTGCCGGATGACCGTGCGCTGGATGCCAATGACAAGGTGCATTATTTTCAGGTACTGAGCAGTCAGCTATGGGCTTATCGTTTCCTGCATCGTAATGTCTATCATCTGGTAGAAAATAACGAAGATTTTCGCAAGATGTATCCACGCTTTGCCGGGCAGGTCATGCAGCAGGGCCAGAAAATCTATAAAGGCTTTGTTAATGCAGGCCTGATGGACATGACCGATTCAGAAATTGAAGCACTGATCATTAACCTGTGGATTGTACTGACCAACTGGACCAATTTCCTGTATATGTCAGGTCATCTGACCGATTCCAATACCCTGGAAGAAAAATGGGTCTGGCAGGCACTGCGCCAGATGGTATTCTTGGAAGGGGCGTATTTACGTGGTGAAAGTCGTCAAACCTATGAAGGTTTATTGAGTAATTTGGGCTCTTCGGAACTTTTTGCCAGCCTGTCGTCGTCTAAAGATTCTGAATCTGAACAAACTATTCAGAATATCCAAGAAACGCGCTAG
- the purU gene encoding formyltetrahydrofolate deformylase, with amino-acid sequence MNMTTANTARLLITCEDKPGIVQAVSSFLYHQGANITALDQYATAAQGGRYFMRVEFELDNLQSRKESITQTFAANVAERYGMQWRLALVSDVKKVGILVSKVDHALLELLWRHARGGLPCEITKVVSNHETLREAVENFGIPFEVVPVTKDNKPEAYAEIDQLMQGNDLLVLARYMQILDEEFVSKWEMKVINIHHSFLPAFVGANPYKQAYEKGVKLIGATAHYVTADLDQGPIIEQDVERVNHDFTVEQLRELGQDVERNVLARAVKWHLEDRIIVDGNKTVVFQ; translated from the coding sequence ATGAATATGACGACTGCTAACACCGCACGTTTATTGATTACTTGTGAAGACAAGCCGGGCATCGTGCAGGCTGTTTCGAGCTTCTTGTATCATCAAGGTGCCAACATTACTGCGCTTGACCAATATGCGACAGCAGCGCAGGGCGGACGTTACTTCATGCGCGTTGAATTTGAATTAGATAATCTTCAAAGTCGCAAAGAAAGTATTACCCAGACTTTTGCAGCGAATGTGGCGGAACGCTATGGCATGCAATGGCGTCTGGCTCTGGTCAGTGACGTGAAAAAAGTCGGTATTTTGGTGTCTAAAGTCGATCATGCCTTGCTTGAGCTGTTATGGCGTCATGCGCGTGGTGGTTTGCCTTGTGAAATTACCAAAGTGGTGTCGAATCACGAGACTTTACGTGAAGCAGTTGAAAATTTTGGCATTCCATTCGAAGTTGTGCCGGTGACCAAAGACAACAAACCTGAAGCTTATGCAGAAATCGACCAGTTGATGCAGGGCAATGACTTACTGGTGCTGGCGCGTTATATGCAGATTCTGGATGAAGAATTTGTCAGCAAGTGGGAAATGAAAGTGATCAACATTCACCATTCTTTCCTGCCGGCTTTTGTAGGTGCCAATCCGTACAAACAGGCCTATGAAAAAGGCGTGAAGCTGATCGGTGCAACTGCGCACTATGTGACTGCTGATCTGGATCAAGGTCCGATTATTGAGCAGGATGTGGAGCGCGTGAACCATGACTTTACTGTTGAGCAGTTACGTGAACTCGGTCAGGACGTAGAACGTAATGTATTGGCCCGTGCGGTAAAATGGCATTTGGAAGACCGTATTATTGTCGATGGCAACAAGACTGTCGTGTTCCAATAA